A portion of the Adhaeribacter radiodurans genome contains these proteins:
- a CDS encoding MmcQ/YjbR family DNA-binding protein — MNIEDFREYCLSKAGVTEELPFGDNTLVFKVGGKIFALTDINEFASINLKCDPVKAIELREQFEEVKPGYHMDKKHWNTISTKGSIPDLVLKDWIDQSYNLVYAKLTRAQKLNINIQDEPPIGLLS; from the coding sequence ATGAACATCGAAGATTTTCGGGAATATTGTCTTTCTAAGGCTGGGGTTACCGAAGAACTTCCGTTCGGGGATAATACGTTGGTATTTAAAGTGGGAGGTAAAATTTTTGCCCTTACCGATATTAATGAATTTGCCAGCATTAACTTAAAGTGTGACCCTGTAAAAGCTATTGAACTTCGGGAGCAGTTTGAGGAAGTAAAGCCTGGCTACCACATGGATAAAAAGCATTGGAATACTATTAGTACTAAGGGCAGCATACCCGACTTGGTTCTAAAAGATTGGATAGATCAATCTTACAACCTTGTTTATGCTAAACTGACCCGGGCTCAAAAATTAAACATTAATATTCAGGACGAGCCTCCTATTGGCCTTCTCTCATAA
- a CDS encoding bifunctional aminotransferase class I/II-fold pyridoxal phosphate-dependent enzyme/GNAT family N-acetyltransferase produces MAKIRHNNIIDTVDSVLSVSKKKGIIHLHAQDHSLNGQYLTLNNHQVLHFGTCGYLGLEHHPKLKAGAIDAIERFGTQFPMSRTYISNPLYSELESLVKEMYNVPVVISKNCTLSHLTTIPSIIRSTDLVILDHQVHASVQEAVKKLLTQGVAVEMIRHNNLEMLEDRIKKQRNKYDKIWYMADGVYSMYGDYAPVKELIALAEKYEQLYLYVDDAHGMSWAGKHGTGYVMSQMPEGLYRKMILTANLGKGFGACGGLSLFPNEEWYNKVNNFGGPLTFSVQIEPATLGAAIASARIHLSDEIYEYQEELQQKIAYFNSLLKQTNLPLVHENNSPIFFIGTGTMDMGNYLVQELLNDGVYVNLATFPAVPAKNIGIRITISLNNSIEQIEVLVDKLKLHFESALIETNQTDEKIRKAFKMAPSAQISTAAIAKPVTSNLLTVKRYSTVEKIDTTLWNQYLGNRGMFDWHGLMFLEKSFRNNEEQENNWDFKYYVVEDSQGKIVLMTFFVVGLHKEDMFSQGSVSRVIEKERELNPYYLTSTGIFMGSLFTEGDHLYIDRESPYWKKAFKGILEEVYKEQDKVNASNLVLRDFAAGDTVMDEFMVEQGFVKIDMPESCVLENLDWSSVDGYVESISPKSRRHFSQKIKRNEHFFEVKVKNQLPAEELEYAIGLFKNVKDNNVDLNTFLSPDKLFYEMNEDPAWEFVVLYLKEEYSSNSKPVSVCFCHKNIAEIYSPMLIGMDYDYLMEYGVYRQTLYQVIRRANALGCKKVNFGISASIEKKRVGATLYPKVGYFQAKDNYAMELIEATIAVEKD; encoded by the coding sequence ATGGCAAAAATTAGACATAATAACATTATTGATACGGTAGATTCTGTTTTGTCGGTGTCCAAGAAGAAAGGAATCATTCACCTGCATGCGCAAGACCATTCTTTAAATGGACAATATTTAACTTTAAACAACCATCAAGTTTTACATTTTGGTACGTGTGGCTACTTAGGATTAGAGCATCATCCTAAACTTAAAGCAGGTGCTATTGATGCCATTGAGCGCTTCGGAACTCAGTTCCCAATGTCCCGGACTTATATATCTAACCCTTTATACAGTGAACTGGAAAGCTTAGTTAAGGAAATGTACAATGTTCCGGTGGTAATTTCTAAAAACTGTACGCTTTCTCACTTAACTACTATTCCCAGCATTATCCGTTCTACCGATTTAGTAATTCTGGACCACCAGGTACACGCCAGTGTGCAGGAAGCCGTAAAAAAATTGCTTACGCAAGGAGTAGCGGTAGAAATGATCCGGCATAATAATCTGGAAATGCTCGAAGATCGTATTAAAAAGCAACGCAATAAATATGATAAGATCTGGTACATGGCCGATGGTGTTTACTCTATGTACGGAGATTATGCTCCTGTTAAAGAATTAATTGCATTAGCCGAGAAATACGAACAATTATATTTATATGTAGATGATGCGCATGGCATGAGCTGGGCCGGAAAACACGGTACGGGTTATGTAATGAGCCAAATGCCCGAAGGTTTATACCGTAAAATGATTCTTACCGCCAACTTAGGTAAAGGATTTGGAGCCTGCGGAGGTTTGTCGTTATTCCCGAATGAAGAATGGTATAATAAAGTAAATAATTTTGGCGGGCCGCTTACTTTCTCCGTGCAGATAGAGCCCGCTACTCTTGGAGCTGCTATTGCCTCAGCCCGCATCCACTTAAGTGATGAGATATACGAGTACCAGGAAGAACTGCAACAGAAAATAGCTTATTTTAATAGCTTACTGAAGCAAACTAATTTACCCTTGGTTCACGAAAATAACAGCCCAATATTCTTTATTGGAACCGGAACCATGGACATGGGTAATTATTTGGTTCAGGAATTATTAAATGATGGGGTTTACGTAAATTTAGCTACATTCCCGGCGGTTCCTGCCAAAAATATTGGAATTAGAATTACTATTTCGCTTAACAATTCAATAGAGCAAATAGAAGTACTGGTTGATAAATTGAAGCTTCATTTCGAAAGTGCCTTGATTGAAACGAATCAAACAGACGAAAAAATCCGGAAAGCTTTTAAAATGGCTCCCTCGGCCCAAATTTCAACTGCTGCTATTGCCAAGCCGGTAACCTCAAATCTTCTTACTGTTAAACGCTACTCTACCGTTGAAAAAATTGATACTACTCTATGGAACCAATATTTAGGCAACAGAGGCATGTTTGATTGGCATGGATTAATGTTTTTAGAAAAATCTTTCCGGAATAATGAAGAACAAGAAAACAACTGGGACTTTAAATACTATGTAGTAGAAGACAGCCAAGGCAAAATAGTTTTAATGACGTTTTTTGTAGTTGGCTTGCACAAAGAAGACATGTTCTCCCAAGGTTCTGTATCCAGAGTTATTGAGAAAGAAAGAGAACTGAATCCGTATTATCTGACCTCGACAGGTATTTTTATGGGTAGCTTGTTCACCGAAGGCGACCATCTTTACATAGATAGAGAAAGCCCTTACTGGAAGAAAGCATTTAAAGGTATACTGGAAGAAGTTTATAAAGAGCAGGATAAAGTAAATGCGAGTAATTTGGTTTTAAGAGATTTTGCTGCTGGTGATACCGTAATGGATGAATTTATGGTAGAACAAGGCTTTGTGAAAATAGATATGCCGGAATCATGTGTACTGGAGAATTTAGACTGGAGTTCGGTGGATGGTTACGTTGAAAGCATCTCTCCGAAAAGCAGACGGCATTTTTCGCAAAAAATTAAGAGAAATGAGCACTTTTTCGAAGTAAAAGTTAAAAACCAATTACCCGCTGAGGAACTAGAATATGCAATTGGCTTGTTTAAAAACGTAAAAGATAACAATGTTGACTTAAATACCTTCCTTAGCCCGGATAAGTTGTTTTACGAAATGAACGAAGATCCGGCATGGGAGTTTGTAGTATTGTACCTGAAAGAAGAATATTCCAGCAATAGTAAACCCGTTTCTGTTTGTTTTTGCCATAAAAATATTGCTGAAATATACAGCCCAATGTTAATTGGTATGGATTATGATTACTTAATGGAATACGGCGTTTATCGGCAAACCTTATATCAGGTAATAAGAAGAGCAAATGCTTTAGGCTGCAAAAAAGTGAACTTTGGTATTTCGGCATCTATTGAAAAGAAACGAGTAGGAGCTACCCTTTACCCTAAAGTAGGTTACTTCCAAGCCAAAGACAACTATGCCATGGAGTTAATAGAAGCCACCATTGCTGTAGAAAAAGACTAG
- a CDS encoding DUF7793 family protein, with protein sequence MSQFQEGSRTRTQETKYVLMYIQDGIFQCFFKAMDVMDINVAKVTVENRLEFFAKESYPCLFDITQVKETTKEARDFMANEGNDLVLASAMVVNSPMLKMMANFYIMVNKPKNPTRLFTDRESALEWLKQFKSNI encoded by the coding sequence ATGTCACAATTCCAAGAAGGTAGTAGAACCCGAACCCAAGAAACAAAATATGTCTTAATGTATATCCAAGACGGGATCTTTCAGTGCTTCTTTAAAGCAATGGATGTTATGGATATTAACGTGGCTAAGGTTACCGTAGAAAACCGGCTGGAGTTTTTTGCAAAAGAATCTTACCCTTGTTTGTTTGATATTACGCAGGTGAAAGAAACTACTAAGGAAGCCCGCGATTTTATGGCGAATGAAGGCAATGATTTAGTTTTAGCCAGTGCAATGGTGGTAAATTCCCCCATGCTGAAGATGATGGCTAACTTTTATATTATGGTAAATAAACCTAAAAACCCTACCCGCTTGTTTACGGACCGCGAAAGCGCTTTAGAATGGCTGAAACAATTTAAGAGCAATATTTAA
- the ispG gene encoding (E)-4-hydroxy-3-methylbut-2-enyl-diphosphate synthase, which translates to MNKTYCPSLTEYLRRQTREVYIGDLALGGNNPIRVQSMTTVDTMDTLGSVEQTIRMVDAGCEYVRITAPSVKEAENLRNIKAELRRRGYQVPLIADIHFTPNAAELAARIVEKVRINPGNYADKKKFEVIDYTDSTYQAELERIRERFVPLVKICKEYGTAMRIGTNHGSLSDRILSRYGDTPLGMVESALEFLRICEDLNYYDIVLSMKASNTQVMVQAYRLLAQKLEEEGLQPYPFHLGVTEAGEGEDGRIKSAVGIGTLLEDGIGDTVRVSLTEAPEYEAPVARMLIDRYAQRAGHKYIKPICNVPLNPFQYFRRETVEVNNIGGQNVPRVFADLSRLTTIQYADLKCVGHLYSMLLDKFNMNDLGADYIYTGQQPITFMLPNGLKEIVDYSAWLTSENRNDRYPLLTPSEYLNPTEKHPEVNFLSVHIEDLTDAMVGRLKMDTSVILIAATDNAHAMAELRKNFFRLMNNGVQNPVIIKRSYPEMAAEQTQLYASTDVGGLLIDGLGDGILLSTESLGDREKTTWLNEIDQLNRLSFGILQAARTRMSKTEYISCPSCGRTLFDLQETTAMIRKRTDHLKGVKIGIMGCIVNGPGEMADADYGYVGVGKGKIALYRGQAVIKKSVPEEAAVNELINLIKEDNRWVEPVEAELNIA; encoded by the coding sequence ATGAATAAAACGTATTGCCCCAGCCTTACTGAATACCTGCGCCGACAAACGCGCGAAGTTTATATTGGTGATTTAGCACTAGGAGGAAATAACCCTATTCGGGTGCAATCCATGACCACCGTGGATACCATGGACACCTTAGGCTCAGTGGAGCAAACCATCCGGATGGTTGATGCAGGTTGCGAATACGTGCGTATTACCGCTCCAAGTGTAAAAGAAGCCGAAAATTTACGAAATATAAAAGCGGAACTCCGCCGCCGGGGGTACCAGGTTCCATTAATTGCCGATATTCATTTTACACCGAATGCCGCGGAACTGGCTGCGCGTATTGTTGAAAAGGTACGAATTAACCCCGGTAATTACGCCGATAAAAAGAAGTTTGAAGTAATAGATTATACCGATAGCACTTATCAGGCTGAGCTGGAGCGCATCCGGGAACGATTTGTACCATTAGTTAAAATCTGTAAAGAATACGGCACGGCTATGCGCATTGGAACCAACCATGGTTCTTTATCCGATCGTATTTTAAGCCGTTACGGCGATACGCCACTCGGAATGGTAGAAAGTGCGTTGGAGTTTTTGCGCATCTGCGAAGATTTGAACTATTACGATATTGTACTTTCCATGAAGGCCAGCAACACCCAGGTAATGGTGCAGGCGTACCGATTATTAGCCCAAAAATTAGAGGAAGAAGGTTTACAACCTTATCCTTTTCATTTAGGTGTAACCGAAGCCGGCGAAGGAGAAGACGGACGAATTAAATCAGCAGTAGGGATTGGTACTTTACTGGAAGATGGGATTGGAGATACGGTGCGTGTTTCTTTAACTGAGGCACCGGAATACGAAGCTCCTGTTGCCCGGATGCTCATTGATCGGTATGCGCAACGGGCCGGACATAAGTATATCAAACCCATTTGTAACGTACCCCTTAATCCTTTTCAGTATTTCCGGCGCGAAACGGTAGAAGTAAATAATATAGGAGGGCAGAATGTTCCCAGAGTATTTGCCGATTTAAGCCGTTTAACTACTATTCAGTACGCCGATTTAAAATGTGTTGGCCATCTTTATTCTATGTTGTTGGATAAGTTCAACATGAACGACTTGGGGGCGGATTATATTTACACAGGTCAGCAGCCAATTACTTTTATGCTGCCCAACGGCTTAAAAGAAATAGTAGATTATTCGGCTTGGTTAACTTCTGAAAACCGGAATGACCGTTATCCATTACTTACTCCTTCCGAATATTTAAATCCAACCGAGAAACATCCTGAAGTAAATTTTTTAAGCGTTCACATCGAGGATCTAACCGATGCAATGGTTGGAAGATTAAAAATGGATACCTCGGTGATATTAATCGCTGCAACTGATAATGCCCATGCAATGGCCGAATTGCGCAAGAACTTTTTCCGGTTAATGAATAATGGGGTGCAAAATCCGGTAATTATTAAAAGAAGTTATCCGGAGATGGCGGCAGAACAAACCCAGTTATATGCTTCTACGGATGTTGGCGGTTTATTAATTGATGGTTTAGGCGATGGCATTTTATTAAGTACCGAAAGTTTAGGGGATAGAGAAAAGACAACGTGGTTGAATGAAATTGACCAACTCAACCGCTTATCTTTTGGTATTTTGCAAGCAGCCCGTACCCGCATGAGTAAAACGGAATATATTTCGTGCCCAAGCTGCGGCCGTACTTTATTTGACTTGCAAGAAACTACCGCCATGATCCGGAAACGTACCGACCATTTAAAAGGCGTAAAAATTGGAATTATGGGTTGTATTGTAAACGGCCCCGGCGAAATGGCCGATGCTGATTATGGTTACGTAGGAGTAGGTAAAGGCAAAATAGCCTTATACCGGGGGCAAGCCGTAATAAAAAAATCGGTACCCGAAGAAGCAGCGGTAAATGAACTAATTAATTTAATTAAAGAAGATAACCGTTGGGTGGAACCCGTAGAAGCAGAACTGAATATTGCTTAA
- a CDS encoding leucine--tRNA ligase: MSDYNFNQIEKKWQQYWNQHQTFRVSIDPNRPKYYVLDMFPYPSGAGLHVGHPLGYIASDIVARYKRIKGFNVLHPMGFDAFGLPAEQYAIQTGQHPAITTEQNITRYKEQLANLGFSFDWNREVRTSDPSYYKWTQWIFLKLFDSWYNQETNKAEPIATLLHKFKNSGNATVKAACNEEEIPDFTASQWQQYSEKQQQEILLNYRLAFLSDATVNWCPALGTVLANDEVKDGVSERGGYPVIRQKMKQWSLRISAYAERLLNDLDHIDWTDPIKEMQRNWIGKSIGAELNFKIKNSDQQLKVFTTRPDTIYGVSFLVIAPEHEWVPELTTPDQKKAVEEYVNTAKNRSERDRMSDVKHISGVFTGSYVINPINGEEVPLWIADYVLAGYGTGVVMAVPASDSRDFNFAKHFNLPIIPVIEGSTPDEVYEAKEGILMNSGFLNGLAVKEAIKAAVAKFEELGVGKGKVQYRIHDAVFGRQRYWGEPIPIYYKDDIAYPLPESELPLILPEIDAFLPTETGEPPLGRAKDWNYQGQYHYELTTMPGWAGSSWYYLRYMSPENKAQFVTPEAEDYWGSVDLYIGGSEHATGHLLYSRFWYKFLKDLGLVSQEEPFKKLINQGMIQGRSNIVYKQLFGLFSNNFTGEEEDEGFPSYHFPSVFVSKHWYNVLKENDGKQEYESLLSPILDRIKIDLKEKYPTKNIEPYLQVISPQYVDVNIVENDILDLEAFKAWRSDLSDAEFILEDGKYICGWEIEKMSKSKYNVVNPDDLVHKVGADTLRMYEMFLGPLEQFKPWNTNGIDGVHKFLKRYWKLFFDANGVFYVSDEDPTPAELKTLHKTIKKVEEDIERFSFNTSVSTFMICVNELTALKCNKRAILEPLTIALSPYAPHISEELWHLLGHVDSISYARFPQWQEQFLTENSFEYPISVNGKMRGKLTFPTNMPKELIEQEVVSSGLIDKYLEGKTPKKVIVVPNKIVNVVV; this comes from the coding sequence ATGTCAGACTACAACTTTAACCAGATTGAGAAAAAGTGGCAACAATATTGGAATCAACACCAAACTTTTCGGGTAAGTATTGACCCAAACCGGCCAAAATACTACGTTTTAGATATGTTCCCGTATCCGTCCGGTGCCGGATTACACGTTGGTCACCCGCTGGGTTATATTGCCTCTGACATAGTAGCTCGTTACAAGCGAATTAAAGGATTTAATGTTTTGCACCCCATGGGCTTCGATGCCTTCGGCTTACCCGCCGAGCAGTACGCGATTCAAACAGGTCAGCATCCAGCCATTACCACCGAACAAAATATTACCCGCTATAAAGAGCAGTTAGCGAATCTGGGATTTTCTTTTGACTGGAACCGCGAAGTTCGAACCTCCGACCCTAGTTATTATAAATGGACGCAGTGGATTTTTTTAAAGTTATTTGATTCGTGGTATAACCAGGAAACGAACAAAGCCGAACCTATTGCTACTCTCCTACACAAATTTAAAAATTCAGGCAATGCCACAGTTAAAGCAGCCTGTAACGAAGAAGAAATTCCAGATTTTACCGCAAGTCAATGGCAGCAATACAGTGAAAAACAACAGCAGGAAATATTATTAAATTATCGCTTGGCTTTTTTGTCGGATGCTACCGTTAACTGGTGCCCGGCTTTAGGTACCGTTTTGGCCAACGACGAAGTAAAAGACGGCGTATCGGAACGAGGTGGCTATCCGGTAATTCGCCAGAAAATGAAGCAATGGAGTTTGCGCATTTCAGCCTACGCCGAACGATTACTAAACGACCTCGACCACATAGATTGGACCGATCCAATTAAAGAAATGCAACGCAACTGGATTGGTAAATCTATTGGCGCGGAGCTTAATTTTAAAATTAAAAATTCAGACCAACAGCTTAAAGTATTTACTACTCGTCCGGATACCATTTATGGTGTTTCTTTTTTAGTGATAGCACCGGAACACGAATGGGTACCCGAACTAACAACTCCTGACCAGAAAAAGGCCGTTGAAGAATACGTAAATACGGCCAAAAACCGTTCGGAACGCGACCGCATGAGCGATGTAAAACATATTAGCGGTGTTTTTACCGGTTCTTATGTTATAAACCCCATTAATGGCGAGGAAGTACCCTTATGGATTGCCGATTACGTACTAGCCGGCTATGGCACCGGTGTGGTTATGGCGGTACCAGCCAGCGATAGCCGCGATTTTAATTTTGCCAAACACTTTAATTTACCTATTATTCCGGTAATAGAAGGCTCTACCCCCGACGAAGTTTACGAAGCTAAAGAAGGAATACTAATGAACTCGGGCTTTCTGAATGGTTTAGCGGTAAAAGAAGCTATAAAAGCGGCCGTAGCTAAATTTGAAGAATTAGGAGTTGGTAAAGGTAAGGTGCAGTACCGGATTCACGATGCGGTGTTTGGCCGCCAACGTTACTGGGGTGAACCTATTCCTATTTACTATAAAGACGACATTGCCTACCCGTTACCCGAAAGTGAGTTACCGTTAATTTTACCAGAGATTGATGCCTTTTTGCCCACCGAAACCGGCGAACCACCTTTAGGCAGAGCCAAAGATTGGAATTACCAAGGTCAATATCATTATGAGTTAACTACAATGCCGGGTTGGGCGGGCTCAAGTTGGTATTATTTGCGGTACATGTCGCCGGAAAATAAGGCACAGTTTGTTACTCCGGAAGCCGAAGATTACTGGGGTAGCGTTGATTTATATATTGGCGGCTCGGAACATGCCACGGGCCACTTATTATACTCGCGTTTCTGGTATAAATTTTTAAAAGACCTGGGATTAGTTTCGCAGGAAGAGCCATTTAAAAAGCTCATCAACCAAGGCATGATTCAGGGTCGATCAAATATCGTTTATAAACAATTATTTGGTTTATTTAGTAATAATTTCACTGGTGAAGAAGAAGATGAAGGTTTTCCTAGTTATCACTTCCCAAGTGTTTTTGTTTCAAAGCACTGGTATAATGTTTTGAAGGAGAATGATGGCAAACAAGAGTATGAAAGTTTATTAAGCCCGATATTAGATAGAATTAAAATCGACTTAAAAGAAAAGTATCCAACTAAAAATATAGAACCGTATTTGCAGGTAATATCACCGCAGTATGTTGATGTTAATATTGTAGAGAACGACATACTTGATTTAGAAGCTTTTAAAGCCTGGCGGTCAGATTTAAGTGATGCTGAATTTATCCTGGAAGATGGAAAATACATTTGCGGTTGGGAAATCGAAAAAATGTCGAAGTCAAAGTACAACGTAGTCAATCCGGACGATTTAGTGCATAAAGTTGGGGCGGATACTTTGCGGATGTACGAAATGTTCTTGGGTCCATTAGAGCAATTTAAACCCTGGAACACCAACGGCATCGACGGCGTACATAAATTTTTAAAACGCTACTGGAAGTTATTTTTTGATGCAAACGGAGTTTTTTACGTTTCCGACGAAGACCCTACGCCAGCCGAGCTGAAAACTTTGCACAAGACCATAAAAAAGGTAGAAGAAGATATTGAACGGTTTTCGTTTAATACTTCGGTAAGTACGTTTATGATTTGCGTTAACGAACTTACTGCCTTAAAATGTAATAAGCGCGCCATTTTAGAACCGCTTACTATTGCTTTATCGCCGTACGCCCCGCATATTTCCGAAGAGCTTTGGCATTTGCTGGGCCATGTAGATAGTATTTCGTATGCCCGTTTTCCGCAATGGCAAGAACAGTTCTTAACGGAAAACTCATTTGAATACCCAATTTCAGTAAACGGCAAAATGCGCGGTAAGCTTACTTTCCCGACAAACATGCCAAAAGAACTTATTGAGCAGGAAGTAGTGAGTTCGGGGTTAATTGATAAATACTTAGAAGGTAAAACTCCTAAAAAAGTAATTGTAGTACCTAATAAAATTGTAAACGTAGTAGTATAA
- a CDS encoding DUF6728 family protein: protein MGLFNFSEVATYFFRKKDPNRKTNFNLRTMHFINKLSMSIFLAGLIYMAIKYLF, encoded by the coding sequence ATGGGATTATTTAATTTTTCGGAAGTAGCTACTTATTTTTTTCGCAAAAAAGACCCTAACCGTAAAACTAATTTCAACCTGCGTACCATGCACTTTATTAATAAGTTGTCTATGAGTATTTTTCTGGCAGGTTTAATTTATATGGCCATCAAATACTTGTTCTAA
- a CDS encoding PAS domain-containing hybrid sensor histidine kinase/response regulator — translation MKVLNDRIEEITTLIAEVANGNFDYTMEASETGDELDALIAGVSMLGQELKNSTVSRDFMQSIYQGVVDMLLILNTDFTIRNANEAVEELLGYTEAELQGIPFSMVVQQSDNSLLPALLEKFRYEGKALNEELLFTTKQDSKIPASCSFSFLKNNAKEVDGILIIAKDISKLKQTERELIEAKNKAEAANEAKSNFLSTMSHEIRTPMNAVIGFTSLLLNHDPRPDQQEYLKVLKFSADNLLTLINDILDFSKIEAGKIEFEKIDFDPKKLITRISDPLHQLAIEKGLQLKLLLDQDLPTTLVGDPVRLSQILTNLISNAVKFTKTGRIIVSAAIKDQTKTHTTVDFRVTDSGIGIPADKLELIFESFTQAKSDTTREFGGSGLGLTIIKHLLKLQGSNIQVESQVGKGSTFYFSLTFENSTQQFSSDSKDPIVSAPKSLKGIRLLIAEDNQINIFLVKQFLNQWEIDFDIAENGLIALDLVKSNDYNLVLMDLQMPEQDGYDTTLAIRRLEGEKYQTLPIIALTASAMLDIQDRAFQVGMNDYLSKPFNPDELYKRIVKYSFPV, via the coding sequence GTGAAAGTTCTGAACGATAGAATTGAAGAAATAACTACCCTGATTGCGGAAGTAGCTAACGGTAATTTCGATTACACTATGGAAGCTTCCGAAACCGGCGACGAATTAGATGCCTTAATTGCCGGGGTAAGTATGCTGGGACAAGAGTTGAAAAACTCTACCGTCTCCCGCGATTTTATGCAGAGCATTTATCAAGGGGTGGTAGATATGCTCTTGATTCTTAACACGGATTTTACTATTCGGAATGCAAACGAAGCAGTAGAAGAATTACTTGGTTATACAGAAGCAGAGCTGCAGGGAATTCCTTTTTCAATGGTGGTGCAGCAGAGTGATAATTCTTTATTGCCTGCCTTGCTGGAAAAGTTTAGGTACGAAGGTAAAGCCTTAAATGAGGAGTTATTATTTACTACCAAGCAGGATTCTAAAATTCCTGCTTCCTGCTCTTTTTCATTTTTAAAGAATAATGCCAAAGAAGTAGATGGTATTCTGATTATTGCAAAAGATATTTCCAAACTTAAACAAACCGAAAGAGAACTGATTGAGGCAAAAAATAAAGCGGAGGCAGCGAACGAAGCCAAAAGCAACTTTTTATCTACAATGAGTCACGAAATCCGGACCCCAATGAATGCCGTTATTGGTTTTACCAGTTTATTATTGAATCACGATCCCCGGCCAGATCAACAGGAGTATTTAAAAGTACTTAAATTTTCGGCGGATAATTTATTAACCTTGATTAATGATATTCTGGATTTTAGTAAGATAGAAGCCGGAAAAATTGAGTTTGAAAAAATTGATTTTGATCCTAAAAAATTAATTACCAGAATCAGTGATCCGCTTCATCAATTAGCCATTGAAAAAGGTTTACAGTTAAAATTATTATTAGATCAGGATTTACCTACTACTTTGGTGGGCGACCCCGTACGATTGAGTCAGATTTTAACTAACCTTATCAGCAATGCCGTAAAATTTACTAAAACCGGACGCATTATTGTTTCGGCAGCTATAAAAGATCAAACAAAAACTCACACTACTGTTGATTTCCGGGTAACCGATTCAGGTATTGGTATTCCGGCAGATAAACTGGAGCTTATTTTTGAGAGTTTTACTCAGGCAAAATCTGATACTACCCGCGAATTTGGAGGTTCTGGTTTAGGACTTACTATTATCAAACACTTACTAAAACTACAAGGCAGTAATATTCAGGTAGAAAGCCAGGTGGGTAAGGGGTCTACTTTTTACTTTAGCTTAACTTTCGAAAATAGTACCCAGCAATTTTCTTCTGACTCTAAAGATCCTATAGTTTCTGCCCCAAAAAGTTTAAAAGGAATCCGGTTGTTAATTGCCGAAGATAACCAGATTAATATTTTTCTGGTGAAGCAATTCCTGAACCAGTGGGAAATAGATTTTGATATTGCCGAAAATGGGTTGATTGCTTTGGATCTTGTGAAAAGCAACGATTATAACTTAGTTTTGATGGACTTGCAAATGCCGGAACAAGATGGTTATGATACCACTTTAGCCATTCGACGTTTAGAAGGGGAGAAGTACCAGACGCTACCCATTATTGCTTTAACGGCTTCGGCTATGTTAGATATTCAGGATAGAGCTTTTCAAGTGGGTATGAATGATTACTTAAGTAAGCCTTTTAACCCGGATGAATTATATAAGAGAATTGTTAAATATAGTTTTCCGGTATAA